From the Gouania willdenowi chromosome 19, fGouWil2.1, whole genome shotgun sequence genome, one window contains:
- the med24 gene encoding LOW QUALITY PROTEIN: mediator of RNA polymerase II transcription subunit 24 (The sequence of the model RefSeq protein was modified relative to this genomic sequence to represent the inferred CDS: inserted 5 bases in 4 codons; deleted 3 bases in 2 codons), producing the protein MIRMKVVNLKQAILQAWKERWSDYQWAINIKKNFPKGASWDYLNLAEALMEQAMIGPSPNPLILSYLKYAINSQMVSYSSVLTAISKFDDFSRELCVKSLLNIMDMFCHRLSCHGKAEECIGLCRALLVTVVWLLQGCAWYCEKLRELGPSEDSLKACMERLYSLMNSTKNRALVHIARLEDSGSWSNVEQAITKVTDNLSCVPNHLWEKLDETLSLVKGYPLMLSVQCAPPNRASFPSVHAFIMLEGTMNXTGEIQPLVEQLMMIKRMQRIPTPLFVLEIWKACFTGLIESPEGTEELKWTAFTFLKIPQVLLRLKKYPQSDKGQDFMLDVNIAFQYLLKLTPLLDKADQRCNCDCLGMLLQECNKLGLLSDVSTDNLTSKRNEDREFVPRLKTTENANIQPNPGLILRAEPTVTNILKVGSQLDGDADHQSLLKGLLGVLGHMLSGKSLDLLLAAAAATGKLKSFARKFIKLNEFPKHIEGSKPASIRAMLFDISFLMLCHMVQTYGSEVILSDPSPSGETPXFETWLQTCMXEEGKTLNPDHPCFRPEPGKVESLVTLLNNSSEMKLVQVKWHEICLSTPAAILEVLNAWENGVLSVEAVQKITDNIKGKVCSMAICAVXWLVAHVRMLGRDEREKPQTMIRQLVTPLFGENTLSFNSTSVIIMSSIMEHMCADVFQQTGAMLRPPMEGQEPIPYRNLLPAKEPIHKALSEQFQAVLRKGWVDSQALHLFESLLSMGGVFWFTKNLVKELLKETRQEWANRVVELLYSIFCLDIQQITLTLLGTILPNLLTDSAHWGSLADPPGKALAKLSVWCALSSYSSHHKGSFSARQRKRQREDIEDYNSLFPLDDTQPSKLMRLLSSNEDEPAALSSPGDRSMSSSLSASQLHTVNMRDSLNRILANLFLLISSILGSKMVGPHTQFVQSFMEECVDCLEQGSRGSILQFMPFTMVAELVKLPDLAKPKVVLAITDLSLPLGRRVAAKAISAL; encoded by the exons atgATCAG GATGAAGGTGGTAAATTTGAAGCAAGCTATTCTGCAGGCATGGAAGGAGCGTTGGAGCGACTATCAATGGGCTATCAACATCAAGAAAAACTTTCCAAAGGGGGCTTCATGGGATTACCTGAACCTTGCAG AGGCCCTGATGGAACAGGCGATGATTGGCCCCTCTCCAAACCCACTCATTTTATCCTATCTCAAATATGCCATCAATTCTCAG ATGGTGTCCTATTCTAGTGTGCTCACAGCTATTAGCAAG TTTGACGATTTTTCTCGAGAGTTGTGTGTAAAGTCATTATTGAACATCATGGACATGTTCTGCCATCGTCTCAG CTGTCATGGGAAGGCAGAGGAATGCATCGGACTGTGTCGAGCCCTCCTGGTGACAGTTGTATGGCTGCTGCAGGGATGTGCGTGGTATTGTGAGAAGCTGAGAGAACTGGGACCATCAGAAGATAGTCTAAAAGCCTGCATGGAGAGGCTGTACAGTCTGATGAATAGCACGAAAAACAGAGCTCTGGTTCACATCGCCCGGTTGGAAGACTCAG GTTCCTGGAGCAACGTAGAGCAAGCAATCACCAAAGTGACTGACAACCTGAGCTGCGTACCAAACCACTTATGGGAAAAGTTGGATGAGACTTTGTCGCTTGTAAAAGG c TATCCGCTGATGCTGTCTGTGCAGTGTGCTCCTCCAAACCGGGCCTCTTTCCCATCTGTTCATGCCTTTATTATGCTGGAAGGGACCATGA TAACAGGAGAGATACAGCCACTGGTGGAGCAGCTCATGATGATTAAGAGAATGCAg CGTATTCCCACTCCTCTGTTTGTCCTGGAGATTTGGAAAGCTTGTTTCACTGGCCTCATCGAGTCACCAGAGGGCACAGAGGAGCTTAAGTGGACAGCCTTTACGTTCCTTAAG aTTCCACAAGTGTTGCTTCGATTAAAGAAATACCCACAAAGTGACAAAGGGCAG GATTTCATGCTGGACGTAAACATTGCATTTCAGTATTTGCTGAAGCTCACGCCACTTTTAGACAAAGCAGACCAGAGATGCaa TTGTGATTGCCTTGGAATGCTTCTGCAGGAGTGTAACAAGCTTGGTCTGCTGTCGGATGTAAGCACAGACAACCTCACGTCCAAACG CAACGAGGACAGAGAGTTTGTCCCAAGGCTAAAGACAACAGAAAATGCTAACATCCAGCCAAACCCAGGCCTCATCCTCCGAGCCGAGCCCACAGTCACTAACATCCTCAAGGTAGGATCACAACTCG aCGGGGATGCTGATCATCAAAGTCTCCTGAAGGGCCTCCTGGGTGTCCTTGGACACATGTTGTCAGGGAAGAGCCTGGATCTGCTGCTGGCTGCAGCTGCTGCCACCGGGAAGCTGAAATCCTTTGCTCGGAAGTTTATCAA gCTCAATGAGTTCCCCAAGCACATCGAAGGAT CTAAACCTGCATCAATACGAGCAATGCTATTTGACATCTCCTTCCTCATGCTCTGCCACATGGTGCAGACTTACGGTTCTGAG GTGATCCTGTCAGACCCCAGCCCATCTGGAGAAACAC TTTTTGAAACTTGGCTCCAAACATGTA CTGAGGAGGGAAAGACCCTGAACCCTGACCATCCCTGCTTCAGACCTGAACCAGGGAAGGTCGAGAGCCTGGTGACTCTACTCAACAACTCCTCTGAGATGAAACTAGT ACAGGTGAAGTGGCATGAAATCTGCCTCAGCACTCCTGCTGCCATCCTGGAAGTGTTGAATGCGTGGGAAAATGGCGTGCTTTCTGTGGAGGCAGTGCAA AAgattactgacaacatt aagGGGAAAGTGTGCAGCATGGCCATCTGCGCGGT CTGGCTGGTGGCCCATGTCAGGATGCTGGGGCGGGATGAGAGGGAGAAA CCTCAGACGATGATCCGTCAGCTCGTCACCCCACTGTTCGGGGAGAACACCCTCAGTTT CAATTCAACCAGCGTCATCATCATGAGTTCCATCATGGAACACATGTGCGCTGACGTCTTCCAGCAAACGGGTGCCATGCTGCGACCCCCCATGGAGGGCCAGGAGCCCATCCCATACCGAAACCTGCTGCCGGCTAAAGAGCCCATCCATAAGGCCCTGAGCGAGCAGTTCCAGGCAGTGCTGCGTAAAGGCTGGGTGGACAGCCAAGCTCTACATCTGTTCGAGAGCCTCCTCAGCATGGGCGGGGTTTTCTGGTTCACCAAGAACCTGGTGAAG GAACTGCTCAAAGAGACCCGACAGGAGTGGGCCAATCGCGTGGTAGAGTTACTCTACAGCATCTTCTGCTTGGACATCCAGCAGATCACACTCACACTGCTGGGCACTATCCTGCCCAACCTGCTCACAGACTCAGCACATTGGGGAAGCCTGGCAGACCCTCCTGGAAAGGCTCTGGCTAA GTTGTCTGTGTGGTGCGCGCTCAGCTCTTACTCGTCTCATCACAAAGGCTCATTCTCAGCCCGGCAACGCAAAAGGCAACGGGAAGATATAGAG GATTACAACAGCCTGTTTCCCCTGGATGACACTCAGCCATCCAAACTCATGCGGCTCCTCAGTTCCAATGAGGACGAGCCTGCAGCTCTTTCAAGTCCAG GAGACCGATCCATGAGCAGTTCCCTGTCTGCTTCTCAGCTGCACACGGTCAACATGAGAGATTCGCTCAATCGAATCCTGG CCAACCTGTTCCTACTCATTTCCTCCATCTTGGGCTCTAAGATGGTGGGGCCTCACACCCAGTTCGTTCAGAGCTTTATGGAGGAGTGCGTGGATTGCCTGGAACAGGGAAGCCGTGGGAGCATCCTGCAGTTTATGCCTTTTACCATG GTTGCTGAGCTTGTGAAGCTTCCTGATCTGGCCAAACCTAAAGTGGTCCTGGCTATaactgacctgtctctgccatTGGGGAGGAGAGTCGCTGCCAAAGCCATTTCTGCTCTGTGA
- the LOC114481764 gene encoding uncharacterized protein LOC114481764: MATAARSAPLPGPTGTAPLVEQPQFQEIVQRSRSLTQKILTSIPDTHTSCVHAETLQLNSTENSKLSRMAAIIRIPTIPVLKVVSENVTLESSLRLMHEGLQLHRASLTLLSARLENNEELTKLISDIRDLLVQINKMMNMAKTEGSVQPSPTTVDLHLPGEYEVQVAVHLTLVQLQSFGQDMVRCLRSLDLTDDKEAES, translated from the exons ATGGCCACGGCGGCCCGCAGCGCTCCTCTGCCCGGCCCCACGGGCACCGCTCCACTTGTTGAGCAGCCGCAGTTCCAGGAGATCGTCCAGAGGAGCCGCAGCTTGACGCAGAAGATCCTGACGTCCATCCCCGACACGCACACGTCCTGCGTCCATGCAGAG ACTCTACAACTCAACTCGACAGAAAACTCCAAACTCAGCAGAATGGCAGCCATCATCCGAATCCCAACGATTCCTGTGCTCAAAGTGGTGTCAGAAAACGTCACTCTG GAGAGCAGCCTGCGACTGATGCACGAGGGTCTGCAGCTGCACCGTGCATCCCTGACTCTGCTGTCAGCACGCCTGGAGAACAACGAGGAACTGACAAAGCTCATTTCTGACATCAGAGACCTGCTCGTTCAGATAAACAAG ATGATGAACATGGCTAAAACAGAAGGGAGCGTGCAGCCCAGCCCGACTACGGTGGACCTGCATCTACCAGGCGAATATGAGGTCCAGGTAGCAGTACACCTGACACTAGTGCAGCTGCAGTCCTTTGGCCAGGACATGGTCCGCTGCCTCCGGAGCCTCGACCTGACCGATGACAAGGAGGCAGAGAGCTGA